The Streptomyces sp. NBC_00775 genome includes the window TCGGCTCGCAGACTCCACTGGTCGACGAGCCCGTCGGCGCCGATGGAGAACGAGGCGACCTTGATGTAGTCGTAGATCGAACCGGGCGGACTGCTCTGCCACATCGCGTCGCCCATGGCGCCCCCCGTGCCCTCGCCGGGCACCGTGCGCGCGGAATCGCCCGCCGCCTCAGCCCTCGCGCGGTCCGACGGGTCCTCGGACTCCGTGGCCTTCGCTGGTATCTCGCTCACGCGAACCGTCCCCTCCAGCTCACCGCGTCCGGCACCGGTCACCGGGGGCGGCTGCCCGCAGTATCCAGCACTACGGCGCCGCACAACACGGTGTTCACGATCACAGCACGGTCCCGATGGTTTTTGGACCGGCCGCGACATACTCCCAGTCTTCTAACCAGGTGGCGCCCCCTCGAATCAAAGAGTCCCGTCGGCACCAGTGGCCTGAACCAATCGGTCGCGCGCCCCCCAGCCGACGAGCCGTCAACCAGGCACCGCCAGCTCGAACCAGACCGTCTTTCCGCCACCCCCGGGACGGGTGCCCCAGCGCCGGGACGAGCTCGCCACGAGCTGAAGTCCACGGCCGCTCTCGTCGTCGGCGGCGGCGGTCCGTTCGCGCGGCGGATCCGGCAGCGGGTCGGAGACCTCCACCAGCAGGGCGTCCGGCACCCCGGCGGGAAGCACCAGCCGTACGCCGATGGGGCCCGTGGCATGCCGCAGGGAGTTCGTCACCAGCTCGCTGACCAGCAACGCGGCGATGTCACCGAGGGAATCCAGCTCCCAGGTGCGCAGCTGGCCCCTGACGACGGCACGAGCGGTGCGGACGGC containing:
- a CDS encoding ATP-binding protein, yielding MIGVIDTEGDCAEWTFPAEPGAVRTARAVVRGQLRTWELDSLGDIAALLVSELVTNSLRHATGPIGVRLVLPAGVPDALLVEVSDPLPDPPRERTAAADDESGRGLQLVASSSRRWGTRPGGGGKTVWFELAVPG